The genomic interval TTATGTCCTACGCATTGATGGAACAACAAGAAGCCAAAGCTCATGTTCCAACGGTAGTATTGATGGGTGAAAATAATAGCATTGCCAAAATCCACGCCGGCGAACACGAACGCCAATTAAGTTAAACCAAAAAGCTTTTAGGAGAAAATCCTAAAAGCTTTATTTTTTACATAAAAATATTCTTTTGTAATAATATAAATTTAAGCTTGTTGGATATAAAGAATCTTTGATATGATATTAGTACTAAATAGAAAAGGAAAATATAGTATGTATAACTTTGATGAATTAACAAGTATTTCGTTATTGATTTCTCTTTATATAGCTGTTGCTTTTTATATTTATTTTCAGCAAAAACGAGAATGGAAAAATATAGTTGAACATATTAGAGATAGTATGCCGGTTTCCGATAATTCTATTGGTGTTGCAGTGTTTGTGATAGTGTTGATTTTACCAATAGTAATGACGGTTTTTCATCTCAAGAAGTTTTTGTTAAAAATCAAACTGTTAAATGAACCTGATACTGAAGAAATAACTGATGATGCGAAATATTTTATAAAAAAATATTATCCGGAAATTGAGCAAGATTTAGAAGGTATTTCTGTTGAGATAATTTATGAAAATCTTGATATTTTACTTAATAGTATTAGCGACCTTTTGATTAATGGCTTTGGAGAAAGCGAAGTATTGAGAGTGCGAAATGTTGTTAGAAAATTGGTAGTTTCTGAAGAGGAAGAAGAAAAAATAAGTTTTTATATTAAACATGAAGGTATTACTAGTATGTTGGTAATTGAGTTTATAAAAAAGAAACTTAATTATTTTGAGATAACTTTTTATGTAAAGCAAGAGTTAGCTAAATTGTTTAATGAAAAAATTGATAATTATCATACAAAATTAAAATAGATAATAACAATGAAAAAATCATTGCTATTATCTATTTTTTTGCTGAAATTCTTTTGGTGAAAGATGATGCATTTTTTTAAAGGCACGTGAAAAACTGGAATAGTCATTAAAGCCACAGTTTAATGCAGCGGTGGTAATATTATCACCGTCTTTAATGAGTTGCGAAGCCTTATACAGTCGTTTTTGTAAGATGTAGTTATGGATACTATAGCCGGTATGTTTTTTGAATTTTCGCATTAAATGAGCTTTGCTTAAGTAGAATATTGTTGAAATTTTATCGACATTTAAGTCTTCGCTGATATTGTTATTGAGATAGCTTAAAATATCACAGATAACTTGATCATATTCTACATCAGTAGTGCTTTCGATAGGGGTTAGACAAGATCGGTTTAGGTGAACTAAAATTTGCGTTATCAAAGCTGTTTGCAATATTTCTTGAGCAAAAATATTTTCTTGCTGTGCAGAGAGTTGTTGAATTATTGATTTTATGACAGGTAGCTCATCATTCGAAAAACGAATTAGGTTAAAATTGTTTTTTATACTGATATCAAAGCAATTATATAATGGTGCGATATTATGTTGAGAAAAAAAATCAGGTTTTAGCCATAGAATAAAGCGTTGATATGGTGTAGACGGATTAATGCTTAAAGAATGGATAGTATTATGTTTAATTAACAAAATATCCCAGGGTTTAAGCTTGTATATTTTACCTTCAATATGATAGTTTACCTTACCTGATATAAAAAAGATTATTTTATCGAAATCATGGTAGTGATAATCTATTGCTGGAGTGGTAGTATCTTTAATGGCGAAGAATTTATAATTAGCATCTAGATAACTTTTTTTCGGAGTATCGACTAAAATATCGGTATTCATATATAACCTCACAAAAATAAATGTAATTTTATTATAGCATTTTTTGCATAGTTCTTTTGCTATTTTGTGCAAGGACTAAGAATTAATATAATAATATAATTTATTTATAAGATTACTTTATAGGTGGGGATTATGATGTCGTTTGAGTTTGCTAAATATCAAGCATTAGGTAATGACTATTTGGTTATTGACCCTAATAAAACAAAAATAAATTTAACAGTAGAGCAAATAAAGCTGATTTGTGATCGACATTTTGGTATTGGCTCTGATGGTATTTTATATGGACCAATTATTGAAAATAGTCAAATGACAGTTAAAATATTTAATCCTGATGGTAGTGAGGCTGAAAAAAGTGGTAATGGTTTAAGAATCTTTGCCCGCTATTTATATGAGGAAAAATATATTAACCATAAAAATTTTTCGGTTAATACCCTCGGCGGGGTTGTTGGTGTTGAAATTTTGGATGAAACAGCTGATTTTATAAAAATTGATATGGGCACAGCTTCTTTTAACAGTTTAGATATTCCTGTATGCGGAGCAATTAGAGAAGTCATTAATGAAGATTTGGTTATTGATAATAAAAGTTTTAAAATATCGTGCGTATCTATTGGCAATCCTCATTGTGTAGTCTTTTGTGATGAAGTTTCTAAACAAATTGCGATACAGTATGGCGAAAAAATTGAACAGCACAAGCTGTTTCCAGGAAAAATAAATGTGCAGTTTTTAAAGGTTTTGGACAAAAATAATATTCAAATTGAAATATGGGAACGAGGGGCAGGATATACCTTATCTTCGGGCAGTAGTAGTTGTGCAGCAGCCAGTGTTGCGCATAAATTGGAACTTGTGGATAATTCTATTAATGTTCATATGCCAGGTGGTATAATAAAAATAGAAATCCAAGATAATAAGAGCATATTAATGAGTGGTGCTGTAACTAAAATTTGCTATGGAACTGGATTTTGTGTAATAAAAGATGAAATGTAAATGAGTTGCCCCCTGAAAGTTAGAACTAAAAATCTAACTTTCAGGGGGCAGTTTTTTTATTAGTCGATATTTTCAAATTGCATATTGTAGTACTTGGCATATAGACCATTTTGGGTTAATAGTTTTTCATGAGTGCCTTGTTCTTGAATACCGTTATCATTTATAACAATGATTTCATCGGCATTTTTGATAGTGCTTAAACGATGTGCAATAACAATGGTGGTGCGATTAGTGGCAAGTTCCTCTAAAGACTTTTGAATATGTTGCTCACTTTCGTTATCAAGTGCTGAGGTGGCCTCATCTAAAATTAAAATTGGCGGATTTTTCAAGAAAACACGAGCAATCGCTAGTCGCTGTTTTTGACCACCGGATAATTTTACACCGTGTTCGCCAACATGGCTATTATAGCCTTCTGCTAAGCTCATGATAAAGTCATGGATATTTGCCTTTTTAGCAGCGGCTACAATCTCTTCAAAGGTAGCAGTGGGATTACCATATGATATATTTTCTAATACTGTGCCGGCAAACATATAAACATCTTGTTGCACAATACCAATAGCGTTGCGAAGTGATTTTAGGGTTACTGCTTTAATATCAATATCATCAATAGTGATTTGTCCGGAATTTACATCGTAAAAGCGCGGAATTAAGGAACAAAGGGTTGTTTTACCGCCGCCGGA from Negativicutes bacterium carries:
- a CDS encoding helix-turn-helix domain-containing protein, which encodes MNTDILVDTPKKSYLDANYKFFAIKDTTTPAIDYHYHDFDKIIFFISGKVNYHIEGKIYKLKPWDILLIKHNTIHSLSINPSTPYQRFILWLKPDFFSQHNIAPLYNCFDISIKNNFNLIRFSNDELPVIKSIIQQLSAQQENIFAQEILQTALITQILVHLNRSCLTPIESTTDVEYDQVICDILSYLNNNISEDLNVDKISTIFYLSKAHLMRKFKKHTGYSIHNYILQKRLYKASQLIKDGDNITTAALNCGFNDYSSFSRAFKKMHHLSPKEFQQKNR
- a CDS encoding diaminopimelate epimerase, whose product is MSFEFAKYQALGNDYLVIDPNKTKINLTVEQIKLICDRHFGIGSDGILYGPIIENSQMTVKIFNPDGSEAEKSGNGLRIFARYLYEEKYINHKNFSVNTLGGVVGVEILDETADFIKIDMGTASFNSLDIPVCGAIREVINEDLVIDNKSFKISCVSIGNPHCVVFCDEVSKQIAIQYGEKIEQHKLFPGKINVQFLKVLDKNNIQIEIWERGAGYTLSSGSSSCAAASVAHKLELVDNSINVHMPGGIIKIEIQDNKSILMSGAVTKICYGTGFCVIKDEM